The sequence TCCGCCGCGTCCTGATTCTGAAGGAAGACCACGCGCGCCCCCATCTCGGGGAGGATCCGGGCGTCGGCGCTGTCGATTGCCACGCGCACCAGGACGGTCGCTTTCTGCCGGTCCGCGGTAGGCAGGATCTGGCGAACATGGGCGGAGAATCGCTCGCTCGGATAAGCGTCCAGCACGACCTCCGCCGGCTGGGATGGCTGAATGCCGCCGATGTACGCCTCGTTGACGTCGACCTCGACCTCCAGGGTCGACAGGTCGGCCATGGTCACGACCGCCCCGCGGGTGAGCCCACCGCCCACGGAGGGCGCGA comes from Longimicrobiaceae bacterium and encodes:
- a CDS encoding efflux RND transporter periplasmic adaptor subunit, which translates into the protein APSVGGGLTRGAVVTMADLSTLEVEVDVNEAYIGGIQPSQPAEVVLDAYPSERFSAHVRQILPTADRQKATVLVRVAIDSADARILPEMGARVVFLQNQDAADQASIPSRVVVPAAAVRSVGETSVVYVVEEGRVRRQVVEAGPVSGDEREIRSGLKGGERVVLDPPANLEDGAQVRVVEANGTREGA